One window of uncultured Methanoregula sp. genomic DNA carries:
- a CDS encoding PIN domain-containing protein — protein sequence MKKTLYAYYRPTNEEFDNLWENCIVVPDTNVLLNLYRYSKETSDDFLNIFNLLSEQLWIPHQIALEYQKNRLNVIYTQYKVYSNLAEILKKQENLIISELRQVGKHPYIDLTMYQEQITTFFSELEQQMEIGKENHPNLLENDPIRDSLTSLFDGKVGSPYSSDELSAIIKEAKRRFESQIPPGYEDLKTKDGTNAYSDLIIWYQIIEKAKNDNQSIIFVTDEMKKDWWSKFNGKIVGPRPELVEEIVTKANVWFYMYRPDQFLTYSKIYLNQQVNQKSLQEIRDIQKQDNENSQYSHILLKKIKETELRIKEIKKSESSIIEDLEFMKQNLIESESTAETYQILNNDDAYEMTMLDIDEFQNQCYELENTLSSLNNQKDLLESELSYQKKLLNTLENDETRIKYRSIVSSSLSKNKK from the coding sequence ATGAAAAAAACATTATATGCCTATTATCGACCAACTAACGAGGAATTTGATAATCTTTGGGAAAATTGTATAGTTGTCCCAGATACAAATGTTCTATTAAATCTATACAGATATTCTAAAGAAACAAGTGACGATTTCCTTAACATTTTTAATTTGTTATCCGAACAATTATGGATACCACATCAAATAGCACTTGAATATCAAAAAAACCGGCTAAATGTCATATATACTCAATATAAAGTCTATTCAAATCTGGCAGAGATATTGAAGAAACAAGAAAATTTAATTATATCAGAATTACGTCAAGTGGGTAAACATCCATATATCGATTTAACCATGTATCAGGAACAAATTACAACGTTTTTTTCTGAACTCGAACAACAAATGGAAATAGGTAAAGAAAATCATCCCAATCTTCTCGAAAACGATCCAATACGAGATTCACTCACATCGTTATTTGATGGAAAAGTAGGCTCACCATATTCTTCAGATGAGTTAAGTGCAATCATTAAAGAGGCAAAACGACGATTTGAGAGCCAGATCCCACCCGGATATGAAGATTTAAAAACTAAAGACGGTACCAATGCATATTCTGATTTAATTATTTGGTATCAAATTATTGAAAAGGCAAAAAATGACAATCAATCGATTATTTTCGTTACTGATGAAATGAAAAAAGATTGGTGGTCAAAATTTAATGGGAAGATAGTTGGACCTCGACCTGAATTAGTTGAAGAGATAGTAACTAAGGCAAATGTCTGGTTTTACATGTATCGACCAGATCAATTTTTAACATATAGTAAAATCTATCTAAACCAACAAGTAAATCAGAAATCTCTTCAAGAAATCCGCGATATCCAAAAACAAGATAATGAAAATAGCCAATACTCACACATTTTATTGAAAAAGATTAAAGAAACTGAATTGAGAATAAAGGAAATTAAAAAATCTGAAAGTTCTATAATCGAAGATTTGGAATTTATGAAACAAAATCTAATAGAATCAGAATCCACCGCTGAAACATATCAAATCTTAAATAATGATGATGCTTATGAGATGACAATGCTGGATATTGATGAATTTCAAAATCAATGTTACGAATTAGAAAATACACTTAGCAGCCTCAATAATCAAAAGGATCTTTTAGAATCGGAATTATCATACCAAAAGAAATTATTGAATACATTAGAAAATGATGAAACTCGAATCAAATATCGATCTATAGTAAGTTCGTCACTTTCTAAAAATAAAAAATAA
- a CDS encoding DEAD/DEAH box helicase: MAFISHPLIKPDTIESREYQLSIAMKALDANTMVILPTGLGKTAVALLVAVSRLYNEKGKILMLAPTKPLVEQHFRYFERYVLLKSTDDPDAFPFVMFTGDAPPAERTAEWERATVILATPQVIKNDLIAGRYTLRDVTLLIVDECHRAVGNYAYVFLAERYLATADKPLLLAMTASPGGAQEKVQDVCSNLGIEHVETRTENDPDVSPYVFERELEYQSIDLPADLRAAIQTINSLIEERLALLTSLHFTVPKREKLSMKELNAINAQIQQRIANRDPAGYSAASVYAECMKLKHAVTLAESQGSNVLKGYLAKLVAEGTGSGGSKASQRLVADQSFRELFERSMEWTKELHPKMEKVLDLVRDQLEKFPDSRIIVFATYRDTVQLLVDYLAAHGIVSERFVGQATKDAEKGLSQKKQIAALDRFRKGDFKVLIATSVGEEGLDVPSTDMVIFYEAVPSEIRSIQRKGRTGRSGAGRVVVLVTKGTSDEVFRHVSATKEKMMHKSMRSMANMTASVQKPIVAEQASIEEFTPQGPKIVIDDRETSSKVVELLSTMEAAIRLERLPTGDYAIGDRILVERKTARDFVDTLINRDLLGQIKTMAEAVPRPVLIIEGGDLYTQRDIHPNAIKGVLAALTVDMGVSLLFTRDEQDTAQMLMVLARREEGERGERKVHPHKSHHSVREEQEYIISAFPEIGMKNARLLLAHFGSIQAVVNASLEELIAVKGIGEKTGQKVFDLCRREYG; encoded by the coding sequence ATGGCCTTCATCAGTCATCCTCTTATAAAACCGGACACTATCGAGTCGCGAGAGTACCAGCTCTCAATTGCGATGAAAGCGCTGGATGCCAATACTATGGTTATCCTTCCTACGGGTCTTGGCAAGACCGCAGTTGCCTTACTTGTCGCGGTGTCCCGGCTGTATAATGAGAAGGGTAAAATTCTGATGCTCGCCCCCACCAAGCCTCTCGTGGAGCAGCACTTCCGTTACTTTGAGCGCTATGTTCTCCTAAAGTCAACAGATGATCCCGATGCATTCCCGTTTGTCATGTTCACAGGTGATGCCCCGCCGGCAGAACGCACCGCTGAATGGGAGCGGGCAACTGTAATTCTTGCAACTCCACAGGTCATCAAGAACGACCTGATTGCCGGCCGGTATACCTTGCGCGATGTCACGCTCCTCATCGTGGACGAGTGCCACCGTGCGGTCGGCAATTATGCCTATGTTTTCCTTGCGGAGCGTTATCTCGCAACCGCCGATAAACCACTTCTCCTCGCCATGACCGCATCGCCGGGCGGGGCACAGGAGAAAGTCCAGGATGTCTGTTCCAACCTCGGGATCGAACATGTCGAGACACGGACGGAGAACGATCCGGATGTCAGCCCGTACGTGTTCGAACGGGAGCTGGAATACCAGAGTATCGATCTCCCTGCCGATCTCAGGGCGGCGATACAGACCATCAATTCCCTTATCGAAGAACGGCTGGCCCTGCTCACATCCCTCCATTTCACCGTCCCGAAGCGGGAGAAACTCTCGATGAAGGAGCTCAACGCGATCAATGCCCAGATCCAGCAGAGGATTGCGAACCGGGACCCGGCGGGATACTCCGCTGCATCGGTCTATGCCGAGTGCATGAAACTCAAGCATGCCGTTACCCTTGCCGAGTCGCAGGGGAGCAATGTGCTCAAAGGGTATCTTGCAAAACTGGTTGCCGAAGGAACCGGTTCCGGGGGGAGCAAGGCAAGCCAGCGGCTCGTTGCCGACCAGTCGTTCCGCGAACTTTTCGAGCGGTCCATGGAGTGGACAAAAGAACTGCACCCGAAGATGGAAAAGGTCCTGGACCTTGTCCGGGACCAGCTGGAGAAGTTCCCGGACAGCCGCATCATTGTCTTTGCAACGTACCGGGACACGGTCCAGCTCCTGGTGGATTATCTTGCAGCCCACGGGATTGTTTCGGAGCGGTTCGTCGGGCAGGCAACAAAAGATGCAGAAAAAGGGCTCTCCCAGAAAAAACAGATCGCAGCACTGGACCGGTTCCGCAAAGGGGATTTCAAAGTCCTGATCGCAACATCCGTTGGGGAAGAAGGGCTCGATGTCCCGTCAACGGACATGGTTATCTTTTACGAGGCGGTCCCCTCGGAAATCCGGTCCATCCAGCGCAAAGGAAGAACGGGACGCTCGGGAGCAGGAAGAGTTGTCGTTCTCGTCACGAAAGGAACTTCGGACGAGGTCTTCCGCCATGTCAGTGCAACGAAAGAGAAGATGATGCACAAGAGCATGCGTTCGATGGCGAACATGACGGCTTCCGTGCAGAAACCCATCGTGGCGGAACAGGCAAGCATCGAGGAGTTCACCCCGCAGGGCCCGAAGATCGTCATCGACGACCGCGAGACTTCCTCAAAGGTCGTGGAACTGCTCTCCACTATGGAGGCCGCGATCCGGCTCGAACGACTGCCCACCGGGGATTACGCTATCGGGGACCGGATTCTCGTTGAGCGGAAGACGGCACGGGACTTTGTCGATACCCTCATCAACCGGGACCTGCTCGGCCAGATCAAAACCATGGCCGAAGCCGTCCCCCGCCCGGTGCTGATCATCGAAGGCGGGGATCTCTACACCCAGAGGGATATTCACCCCAATGCCATCAAGGGAGTGCTTGCGGCCCTGACCGTTGATATGGGGGTCTCGCTTCTCTTCACCCGCGACGAGCAGGACACGGCCCAGATGCTCATGGTGCTCGCCCGGCGCGAAGAAGGAGAGCGGGGCGAACGGAAGGTCCACCCGCACAAATCCCACCATTCCGTGCGGGAAGAGCAGGAATATATCATCTCGGCATTCCCGGAGATCGGGATGAAGAACGCCCGGTTATTGCTGGCGCATTTCGGATCGATACAGGCTGTGGTGAATGCGTCACTGGAGGAGCTGATCGCGGTGAAGGGAATTGGGGAGAAGACGGGGCAGAAGGTGTTCGATTTGTGCCGAAGGGAATATGGGTGA